Within the Aeromicrobium sp. Root236 genome, the region CAGCCGGACATCGGCCCTTCGGCATCGCGGTCGTCGCCGCGACCCCTCGCATTCCAGTGGGCGTTCCTGAGCATCGGGGATGAACTTGTCGGCTGCTCTGGTGATTCCTTGGAGGGCGGTCTAACGTCACAGGTATGGCATGAAGACTGCGCTGATGGTTAGGGCGCGACACCGAGACAAGGGAGTCCCCATGGAAATTGTCGTCAACGGTCGCAACAGCGAGATCTCCGAGCGTTTCCGTGAGCACGTGGAGGAAAAGCTCTCCCGGCTCGAGAAGTACGACTCCCGCCAGAAGATCAGTCGCGTCGAGGTCGAGGTCACGCACGAGAAGAACCCCCGCCAGCAGGACACCGCCGCCAAGGTCGAGATGACACTGCGCTCCCGGGGCCCGGCGGTCCGCGCCGAGGCCGCCTCCACCGACCAGCACTCGGCCCTCGACGCCGCGATCGACAAGCTCGAGTCGCGTCTGCGCCGCTCGGTCGACCGCAGCCGCATCCACCACGGACGGCACGCCCCGACGTCGTTGTCGTCGGCCGCCGCAGAGCTGCCGCTCGACGGTCTGCAGAGCGCCGAGCCCGACGACGACCTGCCCACCGGACAGTCCGCGCCCATCGCCGCCGAGGGCGACTGCCCGATCGTGGTGCGCGAGAAGACGCACCAGGCGCCGCCGATGACTCTCGACCAGGCGATGTACGAGATGGAGCTCGTCGGCCATGACTTCTACCTGTTCCTTGAGAAGGACTCGATGCGCCCGAGCGTGGTCTACCTGCGCAAGGGATATGACTACGGGGTCATTCATCTAGACGTCACAGAGCAGTGATAGGTGGGCCGCTTGGCCCAACCCGTGGCATGATCGACGTGTGAGTTCTCGGGGCGACAGCATTCGAGTGCTCCTGGTCGATGACCAGGAGCTCTTCCGGCGCGGAGTCAAGATGGTGCTCGGCGCTGACGACGCCCTCGAGCTCGAAGAAGTCGACGACGGTGACAAGGCCCTCGAGATGGTGGCCGAGAACCCCTACGACATCGTGCTGCTCGACGTACGCATGCCCGGGCGCAGCGGCGTCGAGGTGTGCGCGGCGATCAAGGAGATCTCCCCGACCACGGGCATCATCATGCTCACGGCGAGCGACGACGAGTCCGACCTCTACGAGTCGATCCGCAGCGGAGCCTCCGGCTACCTGCTCAAGGACGGCTCGACCTACGAGCAGGTTGCCGAGGCCGTACGCCTCGTCGCCTCGGGCCAGTCGCTGATCAGCCCCAGCATGGCGACCAAGCTGCTCGACGAGTTCGTCCACATGTCCAAGAGCCCCGCGCCGACGACCAACCTCACGCCCCGCGAGCTCGGCGTCCTGCGCCACGTCGCCCGTGGCCGCAGCAACCGTGAGATCGCCGAAGAGCTGTTCATCAGCGAGAACACGGTCAAGAACCACATCCGCAACATCCTGGAGAAACTGCAGATGAAGTCGCGCATGGAAGCTGCGATGTACGCCGTGCGCAGCAAGCTCGTCGACGACATCCCTTAATGTCAGACGTTTAGACCAGCATCGGGCTTCATGAACCTGACGACGACGCAGGCTCGGCGGATCGCGCTGGGCGCCCAGGGCTTCACGCGTCCCCGGCCCGGGCTCGACGGCCAGATCGCCTCCCGGCACCTCAACCGGGTCATCGAGCGGCTCGGGTTCTTCCAGATCGACTCGGTCAACGTGCTGGTCCGGGCCCACTACATGCCGCTGTTCTCGCGGCTGGGGCCCTACGACCGTGAGCTCCTGCACCGGGCCGCGTCCCGTCGCCCGCGGCGGCTGTTCGAGTACTGGGCGCACGAGGCCGCGCTCGTCGACGTCAACCTCTGGCAGGCGTTCCAGTTCCGCATGGAGTCCGGCGCACGCATGTGGGGCAACATGGCGCGGATCAGCCAGGAGAAGCCGGAGTTCGTGGCGTGGGTGCTCGAGGAGGTGCGTGCCAAGGGCTCGTTGACCGCCCGCGAGATCGAGCACGACGCACCGCGCGACAAGGACAACTGGGGCTGGAACTGGTCCGAGGTCAAGATGGCGCTCGAATACCTCTTCTACAAGGGGCAGGTCACGGCCGCGCGGCGCAACTCCGCGTTCGAGCGGGTCTACGACCTGCCGGAGCGCGTCATCCCGCAGGCGCAGCTCGACGCCGACCCCCTCGACAGCCGGCAGGCGCACCGGGTGCTGGTGAGCCACGCCGCGCAGGCCCTGGGTGTCGGCACGGCGCAGTGCCTGCGTGACTACTTCCGCATGGCGCCCGAGCCGACCAAGGCCGCGATAGACGACCTGGTCGCGACCGGCGAGCTCGTCCCCACCACGATCACCGGTTGGAAGCGCCCGGCCTACCTGCACCGCGACGCCGCGCGCCCACGCAAGGTCGCGGCGCGGGCGCTGTTGAGCCCGTTCGACCCGCTGGTGTTCGAGCGCACGCGCACCGAGCAGCTGTTCGACTTCCGCTATCGCATCGAGATCTACGTCCCCGCCGAGAAGCGGGTCCACGGCTACTACGTGCTGCCGTTCCTGCTCGGCGACCGGCTGGTCGCGCGGGTCGACCTCAAGGCCGATCGCCAGGCCGCCGCCCTGGTGGTGCACGGCGCCTGGGCGGAGTCACACGCGCCCGCGGAGACGGCCGACGAGCTGGCCGCCGAGCTGCGCCTCATGGCCGGCTGGCTCGGCCTCGAGACCGTGACGCCTCCCGCCAAGGGCGATCTGGCTGGGGAACTCACGAAGTCGCTTGCTCGTCACCTAGACTGAACAGGCTCTCAAACTTTTCTGGAGTTCCAGCCATCGCGGACTCTGGCGTATCAGGAAGTGCATCTAAGTGCCCAAGGTCATCGACAAGATCCTTCGCATGGGCGAAGGCAAGATCCTCAAGCAGCTCCAGGCGGTCGCCAAGCAGGTCAACGCCCTCGAGGACGAGTTCCACGCCATGAGCGATGACGAGCTCCGCGGCATGACCGAGGAGTTCCGCACCCGCCTCGCGGAGGGCTCGACACTCGACGACCTCATGCCCGAGGCGTTCGCGACCGTGCGCGAGGCCGCCCTGCGCGTGCTGGGCCAGCGGCACTTCGACGTCCAGATCATGGGTGGCGCAGCACTGCATCTCGGCAACATCGCCGAGATGAAGACCGGTGAGGGCAAGACCCTGGTCTCGACGCTGCCGGCCTACCTCAACGCGTTGAGCGGCAAGGGCGTCCACGTCGTCACGGTCAACGACTACCTCGCCAAGTACCACGCCGAGTGGATGGGTCGCGTGCACCACTTCCTCGGCCTCAGTGTCGGCATGATCCTGCCGTCGATGACCCCCAACGAGCGCCGCGAGGCCTACGCCGCCGACATCACGTACGGCACCAACAACGAGTTCGGCTTCGACTACCTGCGCGACAACATGGCCGACGACATCGCCGACTGCGTCCAGCGCGGGCACAACTTCGCCGTCGTCGACGAGGTCGACTCGATCCTCATCGACGAGGCCCGCACACCGCTGATCATCTCGGGCCCCACCGAGGAAGAGGTCAAGTGGTACGCCGAGTTCGCCAAGATCGTCGGCGCCATGACGATCGACGAGCACTACGAGGTCGACGAGAAGAAGCGCACGATCGCCGTGACCGAGGAGGGCATCGACCGGGTCGAGGACCAGCTCGGCATCGACAACCTCTACGACGCGGTCAACACGCCGCTGATCAGCTTCCTCAACAACGCGATCAAGGCCAAGGAGCTGTTCAAGAACGACAAGGACTACGTCGTCATGGAGGGCGAGGTCCTGATCGTCGACGAGCACACCGGCCGCATCCTTGACGGACGCCGCTACAACGAGGGCCTGCACCAGGCGATCGAGGCCAAGGAGGGCGTCCGCATCCGCGAGGAGTACCAGACCCTCGCCACGATCACGCTGCAGAACTACTTCCGCCTCTACGACAAGCTCAGCGGCATGACCGGTACGGCCCTGACCGAGGCGTCGGAGTTCGACAAGATCTACAAGCTCGGCGTCGTCCCGATCCCGACCAACAAGCCGGTCGCCCGCGCCGACCAGCCCGACCTCGTCTACCGCACCGAGCAGGCGAAGTTCGACGCCGTCGTGGAGGACATCGTCGAGCGCCACTCCAACGGCCAGCCGATCCTGGTCGGCACGACCAGCGTCGAGAAGAGCGAGCGGCTCTCCAAGCAGCTCAAGAAGCGTGGCGTCCCGCACGAGGTGCTCAACGCCAAGCAGCACGACCGCGAGGCCGCGATCGTCGCGATGGCCGGCCACAAGGGCGCCGTCACGGTCGCCACCAACATGGCGGGCCGCGGCACCGACATCATGCTCGGCGGCAGCGTCGAGTTCCTCGCCGACCAGGCACTGCGCAAGAAGGGCCTCGACCCGCTCGAGGACTCCGAGGCGTACGAGGCCGCGTGGCCCCAGACGCTCAAGCAGATGGAGGAGCAGGTCGCGGCCGAGCACGACGAGGTCGCCGCCGTCGGTGGCCTTGCCGTCATCGGCACGGAGCGCCACGAGTCGCGCCGCATCGACAACCAGCTGCGCGGTCGTTCCGGCCGTCAGGGCGACCCCGGCGAGACCCGGTTCTACCTCTCGCTCGAGGACGACCTCATGCGCCTGTTCAAGGCCGACTGGGTCAACTGGGTCCTGCAGACCATGAAGATCCCCGACGACGTGCCGATCGAGAACAAGCGCGTCACGGGTGCCATCGCCTCGGCGCAGGCCCAGGTCGAGGCGCAGAACTTCGACACCCGCAAGAACATCCTCAAGTACGACGACGTCATGAGCCGCCAGCGTGAGGTCATCTACGCCGAGCGCCGTCGCGTGCTCGAGGGCGAGGACATGCACGAGTGGGTCACCTCGATGATCGGCGAGGTCACCGGCGCCTACGTCCACGGCGCCACCGAGGGATTCCCCGAGGAGTGGGAGCTCGACCAGCTGTGGACCGCGCTCGGCACGCTCTTCCCGATCGGCGTGACCGTCGAAGGTGTCGAGGCCGAGGTCGGCGGCCGTGAGGGCCTGTCCCGCGAGTACCTGCAGGAGGTCATCGCCGAGGACGCGTTGGCGGCCTACGCCAAGCGCGAGGAGGACCTCGGCTCCGAGGTCATGCGCGAGCTCGAGCGTCGCGTCGTCCTGAGCGTCCTCGACCGCAAGTGGCGTGAGCACCTCTACGAGATGGACTACCTGCGCGAGGGCATCGGCCTGCGGGCGTACTCCCAGCGCGACCCGCTCGTGGAGTACCAGCGCGAGGGCTTCGACCTGTTCAACGCCATGATGGAGGGCATCGCGGAGGAGTCCGTCGGATTCCTCTTCAACCTCGACGTCCAGGTCGAGCAGGCCGCCGAGGCTGAGCCGCAGCTGACCGCCAAGGGTCTGGCCGCGGACAAGAAGCCGCAGGCCCTGTCCTACTCCGCGCCCAGCGAGGACGGCGTCGCAGAGGTTCGCGGCGAGACTGCCGACGAGGACACGCCGGAGTCCGAGGCGCGCCGCCAGGCCAACGCCAAGAACAAGGCCCGCCAGAAGGCCAAGCAGCAGCGGAAGTCGCGCAAGAACAACCGCTAGGACCCGCGGAGCTCGGCCTCGGGTGACCGAGGCCGAGCGAAGCTACGCCCAGGTGAGGGCGGTGCACTTCCAGACCTGGTCGCCGCGATGGGTGGTCTGCAGCTCGAGGCGTACGGCGAGGGCCCTCGAGCGACCGCGGTGCACCATGCGGCCGGCGATCTCGGCGGCGCCGTCGTGGACCATTGCCACGTGCACCGAGACGATGCGGGCGCCGTGTCCGGAGCGTGCCCTCAGAGGTACGCGGGCGTGGGCGGTCAGGCGGCTCGTCAGCTGGTCGTAGACGTCGGGCGCCATCCACGCGGCCATCTGCCGCACCGCTCGCTCGCCCGACAGGACCTCGACCAGGGCCTGCATGAACCGGGCAGCGCGTTGGCGCATCGGCGCCGCGTCGCCGCGCTCGACCGGCACCGGCAGCACGGGGCTCAGCCCCGGGAACGGCAGCGGGATCTGGCCGGGTGCCGGTTCGACCGGTCCGTCGAACGACGGGCGCAGTGACGGTACGAGCAGGGCGGTGGCGGTCTTCATGTGGGGTCCTTCCCGAGCGGCGGAACGAGGCGTTGCTTGGGGAAGATCAGGTCGGGGTCGTCGCCGATGACGTCCCGGTTGGCCGCGTGCCACCGTGCGCAGGCGCGCGCGATCTCGGCATCGGTGGCGCCGGCAGGCAGGGACCGGGCGGCGATCGCCCAGAGCGTGTCGCCCGGCCGTACGACGACGGCGGGCGCTGCCCCAGCGGTTGCGGGTACGGACCCGACGGGCCGGTCAGGAAGCTGCAGACCGGTCAGGTCGTGCTGCGGACGGGCCGGCGCGACGGCGCGGTCGGCCTGCACGGGAGCCACTGCGAGGGCACCCACCGTGCCCGCGAGCAGCGCGCGGCGGAGCAGGCGCGGGGTGATCGCGCGGAGGAGCGGAGCCGGGACGCGTAGGAGCACAAGACCGGCAGCGAGGAGCACCCAGGACGACAACGCGAGCTGCACGAGGCAGCCGAGGGCGAGCAGGGCATCCGGGAAGCTGTCGCCTCGCAGGTCGGCCACGGCACGGCCGGCGCCCGGCGCCAGCAACGTGACGCTGACGGCGGCGAGCGCGGTGAGCGCCCACCCGGCACGAGACAGCAGCATGCGACCCCCCGATCGGCATTCATGTCATTTGATGATGTTTGATTACACACAAGACCGTTTGAGAGCGTCTGTCAACATCTGTGTACAGAGGTGTGCACACTGTCCGGGCTGGGTGTCGCTGGGATAGCGTTTCGGCATGCGGTGGGAGCGGTTGTTCGAGGATCTCGAGGCGCAGGCGGGCGATCTCGAGCTCGACGAGCGCGACGCCCTCGTCGACGAGCTGCGCGACGGCGACTGGGCGCAGACCTCCTGGCGGGACCTGCTCGGCGGCCGGGTCGTCCTGGCCGTACGCGGGGCCGATCGCGTCGAGGGCGAGGTGACACTCGTCAACGAGCGGCTGGTGCACCTGCGCGGCGATGCCATGGACCACGTCGTGAGCGTCGCGGCGGTGATGGCCGTGCACGAGGCCGAGCGTCGGGCTGACGCGACGACAGCAGTGGGGGAGGCCCTGGGCTGGGGCCAGGTCTTCAGGGCCCTCCGGGAGACCGGCGAGGAGATCCGCGTGCGCCTGGTCGACGGCTCCGTGCGCGACGGCTCGGTCGTGGTGGCGGGCCGTGACTTCGTACGCCTGAGGGCCGGGTCAGGCCGTGATCAGGTGCTGCCGCTGGACGCGATCGCGGTGGTCAGCGGTCGGACGTGACGTCGTCGGCCGGGACGTGGGTGTCGTCGGGCACCTCGGCGCGGGCGTACTGCCGGGCGATGTAGTCCTCGAGCTGGTCGTTCTCGATGCGCCACTGGCCACGTCCACCGATCTGGATGCCTCGCAGGTCGCCGGAACGGACGAGCGCGTAGACCTGGCGCACCGTGACGTTGAGGACCTCCGCGACGTCGGCCAGCGTGAGGAACCGCGGGCTGGTGGGTGGCATGCCCTCAGTTTCCCACGACGCGGTGTCAGAGTCTCCCCGGGTTCGCGACATCTGTGGACAACCTGACCTCGGTATGGACGAACGGAGGCTGAGTCTGTACAACCGTTGCATGACGAACTGGCGGGGGCCTGGGGGATCAGGCAGGACAACGGCGCAGCGACTGCGCATCCGACCGTGGCGCGACCCACGGCTCCTTCTCGGGCTGCTGCTCGTGCTGGGGGCGACCATCCTGGGCGCACGGCTCGCGGCGGCCAGCGACGACACCGTGGAGTACTGGTCGGTCAAGGCCACCGTCGCTCCGGGCGACCCGGTCAGCCGTGACTCGCTCGAGGTGACCCGCGTGCGGCTGTCGTCGGCGACCAAGGGCAACTACCTGCGTACGGACGAGGAGTTCGCCGCTCCGCTCGACGACCTGGTGTGGGCCCATGGGGTCTCGGCCGGCTCACTCGTCGACAAGGGCTCGCTCGTACGCCGGTCGGCCACGACCCGCAGCCAGCTGCCGCTCAGCGTGGCGGACGGGGCGGCGCCGGCCGACCTCGACCGTGGTGACCTCGTCGACGTGTGGGTCGGGCCAGGACCCGGCGACGAGCCGGCGGGCAAGGCCGCGCTGGTGCTCGAGTCCGTGCGCGTCATCGAGTCCGGCGACGACGCAGCCGCTCGGAGCGGCTCCCTGGCGCAGACGGTCCTCGTGGACGTCGACAAGTCACAGCTGCGCGGTTCGGTCGTCAGCACCGTGGCCGCCGGCCACGTGACCCTCGTCAGGGTCTCGTGATGGACGTCGTCCTGGCCGCGGGCGAGGCGCCGTGGGAGGCCGCGGCGATCCGCGAGATCGAGGCGTCGGGCACGCTTCGCCTCGTGCGGCGGTGCGTCGATGTCGCCGACCTGCTGGCGATCGCCGACACCGATCTGGCGGCCGCCGCGCTGGTCACCGCCGACCTGCCGGGGCTCGACGCCGACACGGTCTATCGCCTGGAGCACGCCGGCGTACGCGTCGCAGCCGTCGACTCGGACGAGGGTCGCTGCCGGTCGTTGGGCATCGAGCGGATGCTGCGGCTGGGCGCCCTCGACGTCGTGGCTCGCGACGCACCCGCACCGCGCCACGCACCGCAGGAGGAGCGGGCCCCGCTGATCGCCGTGTGGGGCCCGGCCGGCGCGCCGGGTCGCAGCACCGTGGCGCTGGGGCTGGCCTCGGCGACGGCCGCCCACGGCACCGACACCGCGCTGGTCGACGCCGACACCTACGGCGGCTCCCTCGGCCAGATGCTGTCGGTGCTCGACGACGTGAGTGGCCTCGTCGCCGCATGTCGCGCGGCCAACGCCGGCCGGGCCGTCGAGGTGGCCGACCACCTGCTGGGGATCGACGACCACCTCCGCCTGCTCACCGGCCTGCCGCGCGCGGACATGTGGCCCCAGGTACGCACCGGCGCGTTCGAGCTCGTCCTGTCCCGCTTGCAGTCGATCACCGAGCTGGTGGTCGTCGACTGCGGGTTCTCTCTCGAGACGGGCACAGGTCACTCGGCCAACCGCAACCAGACAACCCTCCAGGTCCTCGACCAGGCCGACGCGATCGTGGCCGTGGGACGCCCCGATCCCGTGGGGCTGGCCCGACTCGTGCGGGGTCTCCACGACCTCGCCGAAGCGGTGCCGGGCCGGGTCCCGACGCTGGTGGTCAACATGACGCGTACGTCGCTGGGCTGGCGTGAGCGCGAGATCGACGCGACGCTGCGGCGGCTCACCGGGGTCGTGCCGGCGGCCCATCTCCCGTTCGACCAGTCGGGCCTCGACCTCGCCGCCGTGAGCGGGCGCGCGCCGCGCGAGGTGGCGCCGTCGTCGCCCTTCGTGACCCGGATCGAGGTGCTGGCGCGCACGCTCGTGTCACAGGTCGGAACACCGGCCCTACTCTCGTCTGCCACCCCATGACCCGGTGGTAACTTCTCTGCAGGACGTCCCTGAGGAGAGTCATGCAACGGTTGAGCCCGCTGGATGCGATGTTCCTGCAGCAGGACAGCCCGACCGTGCCGCGTCAGATCGCCTCGTTGGCGATCCTCGAGCCCGGTGAGCACCCCCTCGACTACGACCGCCTGATCCACGTCATCAACGAGCGCATCGACATCGTGCCCCGCTACCGCCAGGTGCCGCGCACGGTCCCGGCCTCGCTGGGCACACCCGTCTGGCTCGACGACGAGAACTTCGACATCTCCCTGCACGTACGCCGTTCGGCGCTTCCGCGGCCCGGCACCGCCGCGGCGCTGCACGAGCTCGTCGGTCGGCTGATCGCCCGTCGGCTCGACCTCGACCGGCCGCTGTGGGAGCTCTACCTCATCGAGGGGCTGTCCGAGGGGCGCGTCGCGCTGCTGTTCAAGGCGCACCAGGCGCTCGTCGACGGATCCGAGACCGTCGACCTGGCGCAGGTCCTGCTCGAGGAGACGGCGCACGACCGCGACATCCCCTACGAGGAGTGGAACCCGCGCCCCGAGCCCAACGCCGCCGAGCTCGTGGTCGGCACGCTCAACCGCAACCTGCGCCACCCCGGCGAGGCACTGCGTGTCGCCGAGCTCAACCTCGGCCGGATCGCGCGCCGGCTGCCGGTCGTCGGCGTCGACGGCCAGCCGCCGCACAGCGTCCTGTCGACCGACCTGTCGCGGCATCGCCGGTTCGCCTCCCTGGCCGCCAAGCTCGACGACTTCCGGCGCGTACGCGAGGAGCACGGCGGCACGGTCAACGACGTCATCCTCGCGGTGATCGCCGGCGGCATCCGGGGCTGGATGCTGACCCGTGCCGAGCCGGTGACCGCCAAGACCAGCTTCCGCGCCATGGTGCCGATGTCGGTCGTCGCCGAGGACGGCCTGCCCACGTCGTTGGGGTCCAAGGTGCGCGGCCACCTGCTGTCGTTGCCGGTCGGCGAGTCCAACCCCGTCGTGCGGCTACACCAGGTGTCGTACGCGCTCAAGGACCACCGCGAGACCGGATCCGCGGTCGCGGCCAACAAGCTGGCCAACCTGCCGGGCTTCGCGACCTCGACGTTCCACGCCGTCGGCGCGCGGGTCGCTGACGCCGAGGCGGGCCGTGGCCACCAGATCGTCATCACCAACGTGCCGGGTCCCCAGGACCCCGTCTACATGGCGGGGGAGGCGGTGAGCGAGGTCTACCCGTGCATCCCCCTGAGCGGCCGTCGCGCGGTGTCGATCGGCGTGACGTCCTACAACAGCAAGGTGTTCTTCGGCATCGTCGCCGATCGCGAGGCAGTGCCGGACGTCGACGTCCTGGCGCAATGCATCGAGGACGCGCTGCTCGAGCTCGTCGAGTCCGTCGAGGGGCGCCGGTCCCGCGCTCCCCGCGGACGCCAGCGGCCGGCCAAGTCATGAGGGTCTACCTGGCGGTGGGCCCGGACGACCTGACGGCCCTGGCCGGTGGCGCCTCGATCACCGCACCGGCGTTCGTCGCCGCGTCGGAGGACGAGGAGGACGAGCTCGCCGCGCTCGAGGAGGCGTCCGAGAACGGCGCCGCGGTGGCCGCCGCCGAGCTGGACGACCCCGATGGCCCGGTCACCCTCGACGACGTGGTGTCGTTCCACCTCGACGTCGACGGCACGGGCGACCTCGCGTGGTACGCCACACAAGAGATCGACGCCGTGCTCAGCACCCTTGCGGGGCCGGACACGGCGTCGTAGCGACCTCGTCTAGAGCTTGGTCTGGCCGTACTCGACCTCTTCGCGCAGCGAGGACCGGATGGCCTTGGCGACCTCGGGCTCGATCTTCTTGCCGATGAACGGGATCGACACCTTGACGTCGCCGTCGAGGCTGAACGAGGTGGCGGCGCCGTCGGCGACGAGCTTGGCCTTGCCGGTCATCTCGGCGGGCTGGCCGATGATGCTGACCTTGACGTCGGCCGTACGGTTGCCGCTCGCGTCGGGGCCGCTCCACACCTCGGTCTGCTTGACCTTGACGGTGCTGCCGGTCAGCTTCTTGACGAAGTCGGGCAGATCGGCGTCCTGCGTACGGATGACCGTGAC harbors:
- the hpf gene encoding ribosome hibernation-promoting factor, HPF/YfiA family, producing the protein MEIVVNGRNSEISERFREHVEEKLSRLEKYDSRQKISRVEVEVTHEKNPRQQDTAAKVEMTLRSRGPAVRAEAASTDQHSALDAAIDKLESRLRRSVDRSRIHHGRHAPTSLSSAAAELPLDGLQSAEPDDDLPTGQSAPIAAEGDCPIVVREKTHQAPPMTLDQAMYEMELVGHDFYLFLEKDSMRPSVVYLRKGYDYGVIHLDVTEQ
- a CDS encoding response regulator transcription factor — encoded protein: MSSRGDSIRVLLVDDQELFRRGVKMVLGADDALELEEVDDGDKALEMVAENPYDIVLLDVRMPGRSGVEVCAAIKEISPTTGIIMLTASDDESDLYESIRSGASGYLLKDGSTYEQVAEAVRLVASGQSLISPSMATKLLDEFVHMSKSPAPTTNLTPRELGVLRHVARGRSNREIAEELFISENTVKNHIRNILEKLQMKSRMEAAMYAVRSKLVDDIP
- a CDS encoding winged helix-turn-helix domain-containing protein; amino-acid sequence: MNLTTTQARRIALGAQGFTRPRPGLDGQIASRHLNRVIERLGFFQIDSVNVLVRAHYMPLFSRLGPYDRELLHRAASRRPRRLFEYWAHEAALVDVNLWQAFQFRMESGARMWGNMARISQEKPEFVAWVLEEVRAKGSLTAREIEHDAPRDKDNWGWNWSEVKMALEYLFYKGQVTAARRNSAFERVYDLPERVIPQAQLDADPLDSRQAHRVLVSHAAQALGVGTAQCLRDYFRMAPEPTKAAIDDLVATGELVPTTITGWKRPAYLHRDAARPRKVAARALLSPFDPLVFERTRTEQLFDFRYRIEIYVPAEKRVHGYYVLPFLLGDRLVARVDLKADRQAAALVVHGAWAESHAPAETADELAAELRLMAGWLGLETVTPPAKGDLAGELTKSLARHLD
- the secA gene encoding preprotein translocase subunit SecA, whose protein sequence is MDKILRMGEGKILKQLQAVAKQVNALEDEFHAMSDDELRGMTEEFRTRLAEGSTLDDLMPEAFATVREAALRVLGQRHFDVQIMGGAALHLGNIAEMKTGEGKTLVSTLPAYLNALSGKGVHVVTVNDYLAKYHAEWMGRVHHFLGLSVGMILPSMTPNERREAYAADITYGTNNEFGFDYLRDNMADDIADCVQRGHNFAVVDEVDSILIDEARTPLIISGPTEEEVKWYAEFAKIVGAMTIDEHYEVDEKKRTIAVTEEGIDRVEDQLGIDNLYDAVNTPLISFLNNAIKAKELFKNDKDYVVMEGEVLIVDEHTGRILDGRRYNEGLHQAIEAKEGVRIREEYQTLATITLQNYFRLYDKLSGMTGTALTEASEFDKIYKLGVVPIPTNKPVARADQPDLVYRTEQAKFDAVVEDIVERHSNGQPILVGTTSVEKSERLSKQLKKRGVPHEVLNAKQHDREAAIVAMAGHKGAVTVATNMAGRGTDIMLGGSVEFLADQALRKKGLDPLEDSEAYEAAWPQTLKQMEEQVAAEHDEVAAVGGLAVIGTERHESRRIDNQLRGRSGRQGDPGETRFYLSLEDDLMRLFKADWVNWVLQTMKIPDDVPIENKRVTGAIASAQAQVEAQNFDTRKNILKYDDVMSRQREVIYAERRRVLEGEDMHEWVTSMIGEVTGAYVHGATEGFPEEWELDQLWTALGTLFPIGVTVEGVEAEVGGREGLSREYLQEVIAEDALAAYAKREEDLGSEVMRELERRVVLSVLDRKWREHLYEMDYLREGIGLRAYSQRDPLVEYQREGFDLFNAMMEGIAEESVGFLFNLDVQVEQAAEAEPQLTAKGLAADKKPQALSYSAPSEDGVAEVRGETADEDTPESEARRQANAKNKARQKAKQQRKSRKNNR
- a CDS encoding Rv3235 family protein, which produces MKTATALLVPSLRPSFDGPVEPAPGQIPLPFPGLSPVLPVPVERGDAAPMRQRAARFMQALVEVLSGERAVRQMAAWMAPDVYDQLTSRLTAHARVPLRARSGHGARIVSVHVAMVHDGAAEIAGRMVHRGRSRALAVRLELQTTHRGDQVWKCTALTWA
- a CDS encoding LysM peptidoglycan-binding domain-containing protein: MLLSRAGWALTALAAVSVTLLAPGAGRAVADLRGDSFPDALLALGCLVQLALSSWVLLAAGLVLLRVPAPLLRAITPRLLRRALLAGTVGALAVAPVQADRAVAPARPQHDLTGLQLPDRPVGSVPATAGAAPAVVVRPGDTLWAIAARSLPAGATDAEIARACARWHAANRDVIGDDPDLIFPKQRLVPPLGKDPT
- a CDS encoding helix-turn-helix domain-containing protein, whose protein sequence is MPPTSPRFLTLADVAEVLNVTVRQVYALVRSGDLRGIQIGGRGQWRIENDQLEDYIARQYARAEVPDDTHVPADDVTSDR
- a CDS encoding wax ester/triacylglycerol synthase family O-acyltransferase: MQRLSPLDAMFLQQDSPTVPRQIASLAILEPGEHPLDYDRLIHVINERIDIVPRYRQVPRTVPASLGTPVWLDDENFDISLHVRRSALPRPGTAAALHELVGRLIARRLDLDRPLWELYLIEGLSEGRVALLFKAHQALVDGSETVDLAQVLLEETAHDRDIPYEEWNPRPEPNAAELVVGTLNRNLRHPGEALRVAELNLGRIARRLPVVGVDGQPPHSVLSTDLSRHRRFASLAAKLDDFRRVREEHGGTVNDVILAVIAGGIRGWMLTRAEPVTAKTSFRAMVPMSVVAEDGLPTSLGSKVRGHLLSLPVGESNPVVRLHQVSYALKDHRETGSAVAANKLANLPGFATSTFHAVGARVADAEAGRGHQIVITNVPGPQDPVYMAGEAVSEVYPCIPLSGRRAVSIGVTSYNSKVFFGIVADREAVPDVDVLAQCIEDALLELVESVEGRRSRAPRGRQRPAKS
- a CDS encoding DUF2505 domain-containing protein is translated as MKLTESFSYEGADVATVYGLITDQAFRTESCANQGAHEYEVTVEESGDGATVTVIRTQDADLPDFVKKLTGSTVKVKQTEVWSGPDASGNRTADVKVSIIGQPAEMTGKAKLVADGAATSFSLDGDVKVSIPFIGKKIEPEVAKAIRSSLREEVEYGQTKL